The following coding sequences are from one Neodiprion lecontei isolate iyNeoLeco1 chromosome 7, iyNeoLeco1.1, whole genome shotgun sequence window:
- the LOC107218055 gene encoding retinol dehydrogenase 11, with translation MLLGIGACLLFCYAIIGTITIGAVLLMIGLRLFAWYTLGICKSKAKMDGKVVIITGCTSGIGKETAKDLAKRGAKVIMACRNLDSANVIKDELVKSTGNNNIVVRKLDLSSLKSVREFAQQINREESRLDVLLHNAGTAETFRKKVTDDGLEMTMATNHYGPFLLTHLLIDLLKRSAPSRIVVVASELYRLSSLNLNNMNPTSTFPGYLYYVSKYANIVFTQELARRLQGSGVTANCLHPGMIDSGIWRNVPVPLSWGLYLIIKGFFKTPEQGAQTSIYLAVSDEVIGVTGKYFMDCHEHGLSQGAQDAAKGKKLWELSEGFVKLEANDPKI, from the exons ATGTTACTGGGGATTGGTGCTTGCCTTCTTTTTTGCTACGCGATTATCGGAACTATAACTATTGGAGCCGTTCTGTTGATGATTGGACTTCGACTTTTCGCCTGGTACACGTTAGGCATTTGTAAAAGTAAAGCAAAGATGGACGGCAAAGTCGTTATCATCACGGGATGTACTTCCGGTATTGGTAAGGAGACCGCAAAAGATCTTGCCAAGCGAGGCGCGAAGGTCATTATGGCTTGCCGCAACCTCGACAGCGCCAACGTCATCAAAG ACGAGTTGGTAAAGTCTACGGGAAACAACAACATCGTGGTGAGAAAATTGGACCTCTCTTCACTGAAGTCAGTCAGGGAATTTGCCCAGCAGATTAACCGGGAAGAATCGAGACTCGACGTTCTCCTTCACAACGCCGGAACGGCGGAGACATTCAGGAAGAAGGTCACCGATGATGGTCTCGAGATGACGATGGCCACGAACCATTACGGGCCATTCCTTCTCACCCATCTTCTGATCG atcttCTGAAAAGGTCGGCGCCCAGCCGCATAGTTGTCGTGGCCTCTGAGCTGTACCGACTGTCCAGTTTGAACCTAAACAACATGAACCCGACATCCACGTTCCCAGGATACTTGTACTACGTGTCGAAGTATGCGAATATTGTCTTCACTCAGGAGCTTGCGCGGCGTCTTCAGGGTTCCGGAGTTACGGCCAACTGCCTTCACCCCGGGATGATTGACAGCGGGATATGGAGAAACGTTCCAGTACCGTTGTCCTGGGGACTGTACCTCATTATCAAGGGATTCTTCAAGACCCCCGAACAGGGTGCTCAGACCAGCATCTACCTCGCCGTATCGGATGAGGTCATTGGTGTCACCGGAAAATACTTCATGGATTGTCAC GAACATGGACTGTCTCAAGGCGCACAGGATGCGGCTAAGGGGAAAAAGCTGTGGGAACTTAGTGAGGGATTTGTGAAATTGGAAGCCAATGATCCAAAgatatga
- the LOC107218038 gene encoding uncharacterized protein LOC107218038: MVFDNTKFASERTEEIAKPHIHVSTACRNDAFGVKKSALSASASARVSEMAQPNHPADPVERPPPRKKNAFGAPIFPQPKFGKRLPKVKPYKMGECKDKDNKDKGQANELENTMKKYESVPLYPSIDPCIDPAGAKKQAKARRVAEKAKKARREKRGQKRQEKSDQVKQENDEKK, from the exons ATGGTATTTGACAACACTAAATTtg CATCCGAGCGTACGGAGGAAATAGCAAAGCCTCATATTCATGTCAGTACGGCGTGCAGAAACGACGCCTTTGGCGTTAAAAAGAGTGCCCTCTCGGCATCAGCTTCTGCACGGGTATCCGAAATGGCACAACCGAATCATCCTGCTGATCCTGTTGAACGACCACCACCACGCAAGAAGAACGCCTTTGGTGCTCCGATATTTCCCCAGCCG AAATTCGGTAAGCGACTGCCGAAGGTAAAACCATATAAAATGGGCGAGTGTAAGGATAAAGACAATAAGGATAAGGGGCAGGCAAATGAGTTGGAGAATactatgaaaaaatatgagtCTGTACCGTTGTATCCAAGTATTGATCCTTGCATTGATCCCGCCGGTGCTAAAAAGCAAGCTAAGGCCAGAAGGGTTGCTGAAAAAGCGAAGAAGGCAAGGCGGGAGAAGCGGGGGCAGAAACGACAGGAGAAAAGTGATCAAGTGAAGCAGGAGAATGAcgaaaagaagtga